Proteins found in one Streptomyces sp. CB09001 genomic segment:
- a CDS encoding type II toxin-antitoxin system Phd/YefM family antitoxin: protein MAYEIPVTQARAELADLINRVVYGGERVVVTRHGKPLVALVSATDLERLEEVQESSDAQVITSVAAVHDAAAASAPREHHRFGIAAEHRGPNPS, encoded by the coding sequence ATGGCCTACGAGATTCCGGTGACGCAAGCCAGGGCCGAGCTGGCCGACCTGATCAACCGGGTGGTGTACGGCGGCGAGCGCGTCGTCGTGACGCGGCACGGCAAGCCTCTCGTCGCCCTCGTCTCCGCCACCGACCTGGAGCGGCTGGAGGAGGTCCAGGAGTCCTCGGACGCCCAGGTGATCACCTCGGTCGCCGCGGTCCACGACGCGGCCGCCGCCTCGGCACCCCGCGAGCATCACCGCTTCGGCATCGCCGCCGAGCACCGGGGGCCGAACCCGTCCTGA
- a CDS encoding ATP-dependent Clp protease proteolytic subunit, giving the protein MTRPSARHVLPEFTEHASTGARTTDPYSKLLQERIVFLGTPIDETTANDVMAQFMYLEHQAADRDIELYVNSPGGSFTAMTAIYDTMRYVACDVATTCLGQAGSSAAVLLAAGTPGKRAVLPGARVVLHQPALTEPVRGQASDLAVHAEELVRVRARLEEILVRHTGRTPEQVTADIERDTVLDARQALEYGLVDRIVPGRRTPPAPSGAR; this is encoded by the coding sequence ATGACCCGGCCGTCCGCCCGCCATGTCCTGCCGGAGTTCACCGAGCACGCGAGTACCGGAGCCCGGACGACGGACCCGTACTCCAAGCTGCTCCAGGAGCGGATCGTCTTCCTCGGGACACCGATCGACGAGACCACCGCGAACGACGTGATGGCGCAGTTCATGTACCTGGAGCACCAGGCAGCGGACCGGGACATCGAGCTGTACGTCAACTCGCCCGGCGGCTCCTTCACCGCCATGACCGCGATCTACGACACGATGCGCTACGTCGCCTGCGACGTAGCCACGACCTGCCTCGGGCAGGCCGGTTCGTCCGCCGCGGTGCTGCTGGCGGCGGGCACGCCCGGCAAGCGCGCCGTCCTGCCGGGCGCCCGGGTGGTGCTCCACCAGCCGGCGCTCACCGAACCGGTGCGGGGGCAGGCGAGCGACCTGGCCGTCCACGCGGAGGAACTGGTCCGCGTCCGCGCCCGCCTGGAGGAGATCCTCGTACGGCACACCGGCCGCACTCCCGAGCAGGTGACCGCGGACATCGAACGGGACACGGTCCTGGACGCCCGACAGGCGCTGGAGTACGGGCTGGTGGACCGGATCGTGCCGGGCCGC